Below is a genomic region from Marinobacter salarius.
GTTGGGGGATATTCGGTCCCTTCTCCTCTGACTCTGTTCGGTGGCCGCTTTGTAGCCTGCGGGTTATGGGGCGGCCTCGCTTGTTCTTGCCTTGGCGATATCGCCTATTTTTGAAACCTGCCGGTGTTTGTTTGCGCGCTCCCTTTCCTATTTCTATTCTTTAAAGCGTACATATGAGGTCGATTTGTACGTTTTATTGTCTATTTTTCATTGATATTTATCGTATGTTCACTAAACTGTATAGAAACCCTTGATTTGTACGCTTTGGTGAACAATGCCTAAGTCGATAGAAGCCCAAACCTACAATATCCGGCAGGTTCAGGATGCCCTGAAGGTTACCGGTGAACTGATTGCAGCCGCCCGGAAGGAGCGTAAGTGGAGTCAGTCCGAACTGGGCAAGCGCCTGGGAGGTGTAGACAGACGGCATATCAGTGCCTTGGAGAGCGGTGATCCGGCAGCGGATTTTGGTCTTGTGGTTAGTGCCTTTTGGGTTCTGGGTCTGCCTCTTCTTTCAACGCTCCCACTCAGTGGCCAGGCATCTTCCGGCACTGTTAGTTCTCTCCTGGATGCGATGGTGAAGCTTTCATCACGTCCTGGGATACGTGCTTCGGGCTCGACAACCCGAAATGTTGGTGTCCACGGAAAGGGCGGAAAAAAGGAGATCGACAATGATTTCTGAAGAGGCCTTTCTCTGGCTCTACCTTCCGGGGCAAACCGATCCGGTGGTGTGTGGCGTAGTTGCTTTCAATGGCTACGAGCATGTCTTTCGTTATGCACGTAGTTACCTCGAACGCGACAATGCGATTTCCCTGGCACCTTCCGGTTGCACTCTGGGTGAGCTGACTGGCGATGAATATGTGCTTGATGCCGAACTGAACAGCCCCGTTCGCGATGCTTCCCCGGACGCTTGGGGGCGTAATGTCATGATGCGGGACTATGCGAACGCACCTGGCAGGAAAGCAAGCGAACTTGGCGAGATCGACTTCCTGCTTCGGGCGGGGCCGGACCGTATCGGTGCTTTGGACGCAACGAGCGATCCGAGGCGCTACGTTCCGAAGAAAAGTTACGCGGCACCGCTGGAAGACCTGCTGGAGGCGGCTGACCGGATCGACCAGGGTAAGGCTCTGGATCCACATCTCGATGCCGCCCTGAATCACGGAACAAGCGTCGGCGGTGCACGTCCAAA
It encodes:
- a CDS encoding helix-turn-helix transcriptional regulator, yielding MPKSIEAQTYNIRQVQDALKVTGELIAAARKERKWSQSELGKRLGGVDRRHISALESGDPAADFGLVVSAFWVLGLPLLSTLPLSGQASSGTVSSLLDAMVKLSSRPGIRASGSTTRNVGVHGKGGKKEIDNDF